The Streptomyces sp. NBC_00224 genome has a window encoding:
- a CDS encoding 4Fe-4S dicluster-binding protein: MPTNTSDDSLDEVEGSVSGRNKVIAERTRSETWKKPPRRIERAECITCDTCLRACPPEFNAIFDNGLDVVIIPELCSGCPKCVLECPVDCIYVDEDWTPTSDQMWNHIGLTAEGVS, from the coding sequence ATGCCCACGAATACTTCGGACGACTCACTCGACGAGGTGGAAGGCTCGGTTTCCGGGCGCAACAAGGTGATCGCCGAGCGCACCCGCAGCGAGACGTGGAAGAAGCCGCCGCGCCGCATCGAGCGGGCCGAATGCATCACCTGCGACACCTGCCTGCGTGCCTGCCCGCCCGAGTTCAACGCCATTTTCGACAACGGGCTCGACGTCGTCATCATCCCGGAACTCTGCTCGGGCTGCCCCAAGTGCGTCCTGGAGTGCCCCGTCGACTGCATCTACGTGGACGAGGACTGGACCCCGACGTCCGATCAGATGTGGAACCACATCGGGCTTACCG